Below is a genomic region from Alosa sapidissima isolate fAloSap1 chromosome 19, fAloSap1.pri, whole genome shotgun sequence.
TAAGTGGCTCAGTGTACAGTTTTTTACATTGAGCTTTCTCCTTCTCACTTGGAACATTTTCCTGATCTGCCATATATTTATAATTAGCAATGACTCACAAGCTGCTACTTCTGGTAGGATAGGGAAAATAATAGCAGCACAGTCGGGATGACAGGTAAATATATTGAATATATTATTATGAAATAGATGTAAGAGCTCTATTTCAGATTGACTCTGTGTCTGCAATTCAGATGGGGCAATTTTGTTTATAGTACACACAGTGCTGTCACAAACTGAGTATAAGTCAATAAATTCATGGAACACAAAAGCTTAAGAGGAGCTCAGTCATTACAATTTTGAAGATgtaaaaacatttttagacAAAGGTATTATAAAGATGGATCTGTGACTTTCAATTAACACCCTGAATGGTTTGTTTGGTTGGAGAGAGACACCCAAATAGCTTCGAGCAATACCACCCACAGCATATGTTCACTGGCAGGTGCAATATTTTGCTTGTATCATTGTTGCTTATTAATAAAATCAATTATCTCGCATCGTGgcctctccaccacacacaaacaaacaaacacacacactcaagacaagaagagagagagagagagcgagagacacggcgagcgggagagagagagagaccctcaGACAATTACTGTGTGTGGCCTCTGTGAAGAAATTATCTATCTAAACACAGTCAACCCACCCTTAATGATGATGTGTTAATGTTCTGTTACGTCTCACTAATTTGTCAGCTCATTATTGTCAAGGTCAACTGTTTTTAAATTGTTAATAAGTCTTTGTCTTTGACCACAGCCAAATGCCACAAAGAAGTGATGGACTCTTATTTTTTAGAGGACAAGAGGGGTTATGTATATGCACAGAAAATTAGAGCCAGTAATTCACTTTCACCCTGGACCTAAGTTTAATGCATAAATTATTGCATGGTAATGTAATCATTCCAGCTTTTCCCCTTGAATTCTGCAAAcccagaaaaaacaaaaaatgtatgttatgcccttaaataaataaccctTTTCTTCTCATCACGCACTGTGCCCCAGTTTGGATTTTAACTGTCGTGTGTTTCACAGAAGCCAAAGCATGGTTCTCTAAAACAATTTTATCAACCTGAAAGTTTCATGCACtgctttccttttttcttcAGCAATTTCTACTTGCAAAATTATTTTGCTCCAGAATGTCATTTAGTTACAAATTGTGCTCTGTAACCATCTTACGCCCAGACTCCTCCAACAGGTATGATTCACTCTGTCTTGTTCCTGTTTGCAGTTAAATCCACAGCTTAGCTGTTCTGACTGTTAAGCTCAATTCAGCTTTAGCCAAAAGGGAGAAATGTCTAATTATGATGACGCATGACTAGCTTTGCCAAAAGCTGAGCTTTTGAAGGAATCTCGCATAAAACCCCACCTGTTACCTCAAGCTCTCTCCATTCTGtgtgatttttgtgtgtgtgcaaaagttggtCACATCTGGTGAGCCAGGTGTTTGATGCAAACTGGAGGTGAGTCCAGAGGTATCAAATGGGAGGTCATGTGAGACTATAAGAATGCATTTATGCCTGGTGAAACAAATGTTATCTAACTGGTGAAAAAACCCCATATGAATCACATTCAAATAGCATgaatcaataaaaaataatttggcaaaATGCTGTATTGTACATTTATCTGATCAATTGTATCCACCTTAATACCAGCAAGATGTCAGCAGTCACTAGACATAATATGGACATAATAACTAATCCATATTTTTCCATCATGGAGAGATGATACACACAGTCTTGAATGACAAGGTGCAACATGAAAAGACTACGATGAGACAAAGCTTGGTTTCCTTGTCCCTTTTATTgcaaagcatttaattatgccTTATGATATAGAAGCTCAGCACACAGACAGCTATCCCTTAGGTACAAGGTGATATGGCACATGACATGTTACAAGTCATTGCTGTCTTAAAGGAAACATGCTCTGAGTCTCCCTCTAGTCATTTTAGTTATGGAACCTATATTGTAGCTGTAGCTCATGGCTACTTAAAACACTGTGCTAAGTAACAATGCCTTTTTATCTTTAGCTGCCAAAATTGCAATGTCCATCGGAGCAAACAGCTGAAGGGTGTATGCACAGAACATGGAGACTCTATAGATGCATGTGTACTCAGCAAATATGAGCCAGACCTGTTTTCATTGAGCAAATATTACTCCAGATTTACTCAATGTATGACATTCATCTCAATATAAAGCCCATGCCACTGTCCAGCAAATACACATGTGTACTTTAACCTTGGTCTTGAGGTCTATTTTTGTTTGGCAATTTCCAAGGCATAACAAACAATCAACATATGACTCCTAGCAATTGACAGTGAGATTAAATAGTGAATGGTCCCCTGATCACCACCTCATTATTACACTGGTATTAGactacattttaaaataaactaACTAGTTCAAATGTCCATACTTACTTTACCTCAGCATTGTTGCCTTGGATTTGATTTTCAATCATTGCCATATTTCGTTAAACACTGCTTTAAATTATTTTTGAGTCTTTTACATTGTTTAAGACACACAGCATCTAAATCGCAGGAGTTTGTGGAAAGCCTTTTTGAAATCCTCATTGGACATGGTGTAAATTATTGGATTTATCAACGAGTTGAGGTAGCCAAGCCATGTGAAAAAATCAAATAACTCTGGTTGAAAGCATGACGAACATAGTGGTACCAGCAGTGTATAGATGAAAAACGGCAACCAACATACTATGTAAGCTCCTAAAATTATACCCAAGGTTCTGGTCGCTTTCCGCTCCCTAGCAGCGGagattctctttttctccagaAGTCCGTCCGACAGAGTCACCTGAACCTGGTGCACATTTGTATCATTTAACCCATAGTCTTTTCGTCCAAAGTGTAACGGACTAGTCGAAGCAACAGATCCAGGCGAATTACTAACCAGCTGTGCAGACGTGAGCCTTTTGCCAACTTTTGGTGACTGTTTCAGAATTCTTTTTCGCGCTTCGATATATATCCTCCCGTAAAGAACAATAAGCAGCAAAGTTGGGATGTAGAATGCTCCAAACGTGGAGTAAATAGTGTAGAATATGTGATCAGTATTCACAGAACAACTAGTCAAATGTTCAGCTTTTACTTCTTGGCGCCAGAAcaagggaggtagagagatggACACAGCGATGATCCAAGCTGTGGCGATCATACCCGCTGCCCTCGCCGGCGTGCGCCTTTTGGCGTACCCAACCGCGTCCGTTATAGCCCAATAACGATCCAGGGCTATTACGCACAAATGCAGTATAGACGCCGTGCAGCATGTTATGTCCGAAGACAGCCAGATGTCGCAAATAATTTGACCAAGAGTCCATGTGTGACTTACTGTGTACAGCACGCAAATGGGCATCACCAGGATGGATACCAAAAGGTCCGTTACCGCTAAAGATGCTATAAGAAAGTTCGCTGGGGTGTGCAGTTTCCGTGACTGCGAAATAGTTGCAATGACAAAAGCATTTGATAATGTTGTTGCCAAAGTTATAATGCAGAGAATGATGGCTAGACTTGCTTGGAAAATTAAGTCGGTGGTCTTTTCACCAGGTTGAGATGAATAAGATACATTGGCATTATTGGTGGAGTTGTTATGTACCTGACCAAAACTCGTTGATGTTGGCTTCAAGTTATTTGGGCTATCCATCCCTCAGCCCCCTTTCACAAGAAGAAGGTAATTGTCTATTTCATACTGAAATATATTCAGAAATGGTCCTCTCAATTTCAGCCCATTCAAACGTAGTTGACAAGCATCCTCTGAATACTTGTACATCCGGCTTATTTTGATTTCAGGAATCATAGATTTTTTCGAATATTTGATCCACTTCTTCGTTTCTCTCATACGCTCAAAAAGTTCCGTGGCTTTCCCAACTGCTGCATTTCgatgtgtttttctttccttttaccCTTCATAATTTAATTGTACGTTCG
It encodes:
- the htr1b gene encoding 5-hydroxytryptamine receptor 1B, with the protein product MDSPNNLKPTSTSFGQVHNNSTNNANVSYSSQPGEKTTDLIFQASLAIILCIITLATTLSNAFVIATISQSRKLHTPANFLIASLAVTDLLVSILVMPICVLYTVSHTWTLGQIICDIWLSSDITCCTASILHLCVIALDRYWAITDAVGYAKRRTPARAAGMIATAWIIAVSISLPPLFWRQEVKAEHLTSCSVNTDHIFYTIYSTFGAFYIPTLLLIVLYGRIYIEARKRILKQSPKVGKRLTSAQLVSNSPGSVASTSPLHFGRKDYGLNDTNVHQVQVTLSDGLLEKKRISAARERKATRTLGIILGAYIVCWLPFFIYTLLVPLCSSCFQPELFDFFTWLGYLNSLINPIIYTMSNEDFKKAFHKLLRFRCCVS